In the genome of Haemorhous mexicanus isolate bHaeMex1 chromosome 22, bHaeMex1.pri, whole genome shotgun sequence, the window TCCTCAAGTGTCCTCCAGTTCCAACAtcctcccctgcccccctcCAACACCATCTTTAATTCTATTAATACCACCTAATAATTACTTTGTTCCAAGCCTGCTGAGTAATGACTGCCAACGCTCCTATTTCATTACTATTCCTGTAAAGAAACCAAGCTTTTAACACGTTGGATTTCTGCAGAGTGACAAGGACTGTGCTTGCTGTCCTCCTTGCCCACATCTTCCACAGGGCAGGAAAAGAACCAGGCACTTTATTCTCCATGCAACTACAACAGTCACAACTGTGTGATCTGCTTCAGAATGATGaactaattaaaataaaaaaaaataaaacccagttaagagagctcagaaaaaaaaatacatgtggGAGGAAGATAAAAGGCAGTGACCAAAGAGTACCTATGACTTTTAGGTATCTTTCTTGTAAGCAACTACCCCATGTTCTCTGGCTCAAACCAACATTCACCTCAGTTCCTCCAGAGGTGCTGGGCTTTGGCTTTTCCTTCATTCATCCAAATAAAGTCTGTTCAACTTGGAATTCAGCCTACACGGATGAGAGCAATTCAAAGCAACAGCGTAAGCAGCGCAGAGCACGGAGGAAGAGTGAATTAATAGCTTCCTTCATTAAAGCTTACCTTCAAAGAAGTCAGCAACAGAACTCGTCATCACCATCTTCTTgcagacatttatttttatattcacaAGAGGATGAATGTAAGAGAAATTTATGGAGATGCTAAATCAAGGCTTTTGTTCCTAACTAGAAAGAAGTTGCTCTCAGCGGTTTAATTATTGTCTTAGTGCAGGACTGACGTTTCAAAGGCTGTGCTCTTTCACTAACtcctttaaaatcaaattacatAAGAGATTAAGGTAACATGAGGTAATAGAGGTAATTCCACCTCCTGAAAAAACATCTTTTACATAATTTCACTCAGTTATCCCTATACCCATCCTGATCTGGTCACACCTGGTTCCCGGTGGCTGTGTTGAACAAGGAGCCCAaacccaggcagcagcaagTTGGGAGTAATCAGTTCATCCCCTTTCCAAGGATGTTTCATCCCTGCTGAAACCAATCCACTCTCAGAGACCTACAGCCTCCACCTTCCAAAGGACAAGCACATCAGGACACCTCCACATGGTACACTGAAAAAATGAGGCTGTTTTATTGATGATTAGACTGCACTGGCAACAAGCATCAAGCTAATACAGACAGACTTCAACCAAAGCATGAGCTTTGAATCAGAAGTCGATAAGTGACATGATGCCTTAATAAATTAAGGAAGTTAATTCCTCCCCGTTGTCAAGTCTTCACTTGAAGTTCTTTGCAAATTCCTCTCCTTTCTTAATAGAGCCCTTCAGCTCAGACAGGGCCGCAGCAACCATCTTCTCTTCAAAGGGGGAGAGCTTGCCAAGGCCTAGGTTCTTCTCAATTCCTTTTTTCTGAGGGAAAGAGGATTTAAGGATTAACCATTCATTGAATGACCTAAAGAGTAGCTTAACAGCTCTAAGTATTATTCAGCTGAGACAGAGACCCAGCCTGGTACCTGTGTCATCTCTAGTCTGCCAACCCTGTGCTTCCTGGAAAGAAGTCTCTTACTATCTGTGGCAACTTCTAGAGCCCTCACAAACTCCTCATTCACTGTTCACATGTGTGAAACCAGAAGCcaacccagcagctccttcaaGAGGAGACTGACACTAACTGATCCTTCCTAACTCCACACCCACCATCCAGCAAGAGGATCTCCTCTGGTGAATGTCCTTTGCTTGCCATCTCAAACTGCCTCAGAGTGGCACTCCCAAGTTTTCAAGATGTCTACATTCCCTCTTAATATCCCTCTGCTTCCATCCCCTCACCAGCCTGCCCCTAAGACAGCAAACACCACCCTTTGCATCCCAGCAGccatgccagggctgcagcatcACTGTTTTCCACTCCCCCAGGGTATGGGTGACAAAAGGAACACTCCTTTCAGAGTTCAGCAGAGGTCCTGAAAGCAAGCTATTAATCCTAATCCATGCTGTAGCTCCCCATGTGCCTCAGTTTCTGAGGATTTGCTTGTAGCAGATCAAGCTGAGGAGACAGGATTGCTGACTCTGGTTAATCATATGAAAGCCCAGAGTAAACAGGCCTGATGTGAGGCAAGAGTGACCCCTTAAGCCAAGTCTGAACCTCTGGTTACTCAGTGACCTGCAGTCTAAGAGCAgataaaagcagcagcatccttGTCAAGCTGAGCTATGTGCCTAAGTACCACGCCCAAAGGCTGCAGACTCTTAAAGGCACACTCAGCTGTTAACTCCAGCAATAGCAGGCACTCAGCTAAACTGAAACCCCTGAGTAAAACCCACATGACACAACCAGTAGCTGCTGTTTATAAGGCCTGTGATGTGAAGAACATACCCCCAGCTGCAGAGGTGTAGAGAAGTAGGGGACCTCTGTCACGTCCGATCGAACAAAGGCACATTCAACCACCCCCTGCTTTCCACTCATGGCCTCCAACAGGGAGAATGCAAATCGAGCACCAGCATAGGCCATAGACAAGGTGGCAGATCCTGGAAGAGTTAAACCACTTTCAGAACAGATCACGCTGAAATTTGATACTTCCTTTAGCATCAAAGGCTTCCATACCAGTGTGTTATCAGTAATAATGTCAGTGTCACTGACTTCAAGTTCACGGCCAGTTAGATAAAGCAGAAGCTTTTGGCCAGCTACATGTATCTAATTGAACAGATTTATAAAAGAAACAGCTTAATTTGACAgagaaaattcttttaaagCCATAGGTGGTGTGGAATCAGTTAATATTTAGTGTTACATACTGAGCTGTTTCTAGTAacccagctcaggcagcagcagacagaGCAAAGCAGTGAGACTGACAACCAGCAGTTCATAACCTGTGAATAAGATTAAACTGCAGAGGACTGCAGCCCTACAGACAGCCAACAAGACTTACTTGAGAGCTTTACTCAAGAACCCACCTGCCCCTGCTTTAGCTTGGACAACTTCAGTCCCAGCTTCCTGAATTCTTGCTGTAAGCTTCTCCAGCTGATCCTGAGGAAACTCCACTTTTGGTGTGCACtggataggaaaaaaagaagttactACCAATACCAGAACCTCTCCAGATTCAGCATAAACACACAGTATTTTTTGTACCACTGCAGTTGTTATCAATAGTTCCCAACTGGGCAAAATGGGTTTCCCAGCTCACAGCTTGTGTGGCACTGACCAACTGTAAAAGTCATCAGAGCTGGGGTTACTGCAGGGCCTGGAACAGGAACCCAGCCATGCCCAGCTTCCTCAGGGACAAACCACAGCTTCACAGCCACACCAGGGCTTGCCATGGCTCCTCACTACTGCGTAGTCCTGTGCACTACAGACACCCTCCAAGCTTTAGGAATTTCAGAAAGTCATCTTGTACATATTTGGGTCACCGTGGCATTATGGAAGTCAAGCCTTATGGAAGATCTAGTTTCCCAGCAGTATTCAGGAATTCACTGAACCTTCAGTGACAGCTACACCAGCAGCTTAAGCACAGTTGTGTCTGTCCCAatggactgtttagctaaagCACCTCTCAGCATTCAGCTGCTCCAAAGCCCTTGCTCTTATTCTCAAGAAAACCCTTCTGTAAAGGATACTTTATTCCCCACTTAGAGCACAGCTTTTCTCCCTTTGTTACAGACTGCTCCTTGGCCACATCCCAGCATCTCCCCATGAGACTGCACCTGCTTCAGAAATGCATTTCAGCCTGGCTGAAGGGCCAGACTACCAGTCATGGCTGGAACAGgcctccctgcacagcctgagctgggccTTTCAATGCCTGAGTTTCAAGTGGGGTTTCCAGTCCATCAAGGCAAAATCAATTCAATTTTTCTCCTGAAGCCAGGTATTCCTGTCATGAGATGCCTGTAACAAACAGTGCCAGGACACCTAAACACCCACACTACCCCTCAGTTCTTATCCCAAACTCCTTTAGAGGAAACCTGAAACTGTTTATACTGCCCAGATGGGTTCAGATTTAGGCTGTTGCCTTCCACCTCATCCTGCACCCCATCCCAGAAGGAAAGCAGCCATGAGAGCATGGAAAACTCTCTGTGCTCTATCCTAGCACATTTCCTGCCATCACAAAGGCACTTTATATCAACCCTAACATGCTGCTGAGTGTGCTGCCACACACAGGTGTCACCCTGACTTACCTGAGAGATCAGAGGGATGATGGTCTTCCCAGCATGGCCACCAATAACTGGCACAGTTACTCGAGCTGGATCCAAGCCCTAAAGGAAACATGAAACTTTCCAGCTTCTGAAGCACACGGGCAAGAAAAACAAGTGACTTCACTCCCTGCCCTGGATATCAGGACACACAGGGCAGGAGTTCCAGAGGCAGCTGCACTCCAGGGACAAAGCCACATCTACAGAGTGGAACTCTGGGTTACTCTGACCACTTCATACAGTTACAGGATATTATTTCTGCAGGGTTGGATAAAGAGCAGCACAACATAAACACCAGGAGGGCTATTAAGAGCAGTAACCTGTTACAGCTCTTGATACTTTGCAGAGAATCCTGTGACACACAGCACAGAGTTTGACTTGCAAACACACACAACTCAACCCTCTCCTCTGATTGCATGGCAGGGTTGGGAATGCCAAGGGAATTAAGGCCAACACGTAGCTCACTTGCAGGGCACAGCTATGAAAAGGAAAGGTCAAAGTCTCTTGAACCACATTTTGCAAGAAACCTTATCTTCAGGCTCCTCTAAATAAGGGAGACAGAGAATCATTGCCTTTGCCTCTAGCTGCACAGAAATCTGAGCTCCTTTGGCTCTCTGCATTGATTTTGGAGGCACTTTATAGATCTGATGATCAAAGCAGGCAGTATCCCTCCCCCTGCACATTAACCATGACCTGCCTTTAGTTCAGCCACAAAAGTATTCGCTCTGACGATGTCCAGTGTAGTAACACCAAAGATTTTGTTGGGATTATACACACCGTGCTTCTTGAAGACCTCTGAAGTTATTGGGATGGTTGAATTTACCTACAAGCAAGAAGAGGCAAGCACTGATTAATAGCAGTTTAATAAAGAAGCCAATGCATGAACTTAACAGGCCAATTAACAACTTGAACTATACTTCCAATTTGGAATCAACTGTAGCCAATTACTTTAATGCCTAAATTGAAGAGCAATTTACAGTCAGGCTGGaataaaaatcattaattttaaataaccGTTAAGACAATAAATTTGTTCATTCCCATTACAAAGGCTCCTCCCTTAGTGAGCTAAGGCTTTTATCCCAGCTAATACACCAGCCTGCATTATAACCAGTCACACAAACTCGGAGATATTAAGCACTTTTACATCCAAGTTTTCTCTGAATTAAACACAGCCAAGAAAAATGGGTTAGTAGAATAAGGCTCTTCTGCAAATACACTGCAGACTTTAAACATACTGGTCAAAACTAGCAGGAATTTGGATTACTCTAGTATCTGGAATTTGATGAGGTTGCTCCTCTACATTCCAAGGTCTCCAGAAAACACTTACTGGGTTAGAAATAATACAGATCATGGCTTCTGGACAGTGCTTTGCACAGGCAGTTGTCAAAGAGGCAACAATGCTGGCATTGGTGTTGAACAGATCGTCACGGGTCATACCTaaaacacagccagggcaggattcTAAGTTACCCACAGTTACCATCACAGGCAGGAAATGCAATCAAAATCCAATAttctgctctgcacagacacacaTCAGCTTCTGGTTTCACAGATCAAGAACAAATTCTCCAGTTGCAGTAATGAAATGGCTCCACAGGTAACTCCTCTCACTAATAAAGAGatcagcccttcccaggagcaaCCAGCCCACCTGTCCATTGTCAGAACTCACTTCACCGAGGCTTCCTGAAGTGCACTGTGACCACACAACCCACACCAgtggtgctcagagcagcacaacTGCTCCCAAGATCAATTCTCCTCCCTCTTTTAAGTGACTCCACAACTACAGTTTAAATGACAACTGCTGTGTGCAAAATATTGCTGGTTGTGTAAGTGCCAGCCCCCACTGCTATTGCAGCAACTACTCTAACCatgaaaaatgaagatttaGAAAGAGCTAGGCACTAAAGTCTAGAATTTTGTTATGTTCCTAACAGGATACtggaaaacagaggagaaatgtAGCAAGTCAGACACATTCTAGGAAGGCTTAACAGAATTTATTCAGAGATGCCCCAAGAAGTTGCTGTGCAAttgacacaaaataaaatggattatttctcttctgctgagaaatgaaacaaagaaccAGCTTTTATTCCTTCAGCATTGCTCTGGGACAAGAAACACTAAGGGAGATTTAGGATCACTTGCATGAAAAGCCTTTGCAGCTCAGGCCCAAGCAGGAACTCCAGAAATCAATTTAGCCCATTTCAGAAGGGACAGTTTAAGAGAGGCTGAATGAGCTGCCTGATACCACAAggagctctggggcaggagcctggaCAGACCACTGACACCCCAAcagacacagctctgagcagcagaactgcagagaTCCACTtcaaagcagccctggggctttCCAACAAAGAGAACCTACCTGGTTTTCTCGGGACTCCTGCTGGAATAACAACAACATCACAGCCTTTCAGACATTCTGGCAACTGCTCAGGTCCCATGAAGCCTGAAATGGAAGACATTTAGGCATTATGTCTTTGACAGTTTTTAAATAGTTGACACTTTCAAGTATAAAATCATGCCCAGAGGCATCCAAGtccttttttcaaatttaaCCTTCAATTTAGACTTAATgttgaaaagcaaagaaacacaACTACGGATGGATTCCATTTGATGTTTTATCCTTGTTTCAAAACTTACAGAATGAGAGTGGTGAGAATCTCACATTCACCTGTTTCCAAACTCTCAGTCCCTCCAGCTACGTGTATTTACTCTCCAAAAGCCTTGGCACTAGAGTCAGTGCCCCCAGAGAAATGCAGACTGGCACATTCATGTAAAATGTCACCTTTTGGTGATCTTCAGATAAAAGAAAGATGAGCAGATTAAGGTTTGATTTCACCAGAATCTAAGAGAAAAGAAGCACATGGAATTCACCCAGGGAGTGTTAGACCTATTTCTAGTCAAACTTTTAAATTCAACACTCTGAGATAATTTCACTGAATGTTTCCTGCCAGATGTCATACATTTCCCTTCAACAGTGCAACCACAGCCCATATTTATCTCCATACACGTCAATCTAATCAGCTAAACCTTAATTAATCATTCACTGCTTGAGGAAAAAGCTACTTAAATTGATACTGGGCTTCAGGATCAGTGGGTGAAGACTTCCCCTCAGAAGCAATGGGCATTCAGGGTCAGAGGCACCCCTGTGGGAGGATCCCTTTGGAAGTGAGCCCATTCCCAGGGTACCTTTGACGCTGGCTTTGGTCTCGATGTGGCTGAGGTCGGCGGCCACGCCCGGAGTGTGAGCGATGTCGTAGAGGCTGAGCTTGCTCACCAGGGGGCTGTTcttcagcagcagggacaggggctgcccGATGCCCCCCGAggcccccagcactgccaccttGGCATGGTTCTGTGCAAAACAGACAGCAAACACGTTGTAGAGCTGTTCTGGCACTCACCCGCCCCCAGCAGTGACCCTGGGGATTTCACCACTCTTTCTTTACTTTTAGTTCTGCTTCtcatttttttaccaaaaatgACCCTCACAGCAGCCTCCCAGAGGTTTATTGGCAGGACAAGTTGGAGGAAATGGTTACCTGTGATCTGCAGCTCAAAAGGGAAGCAAAGCTAGGGCAAAGGAACCCAAGGGATCACCCTTCTCCCAATAGAAATGCCTACCTGAGACTAATACCTGCCACCCTGTGGGCCCAGGCCTGATTTAGGGCAAATCTGGTTTGTAGTTTTTCTAGTTTACATTGccagtataaaaatatatatatatatatatatgctttCCATTAGGAAAATCAATACATTTAATGGACTACAAGAAATGCAGTAGTATTTTGGATTTATATCAGGTCTCTAAACATGTTCTTCACATATATGCAGTGCATATATGTGAAGAACAGGTTTAGACCTGATATAAATCCAAAACAGCACCTGCAGATTGAGGACTGAGAACATTAAGTGACTACAATTTCCAGCTTTGATCACATGGCTGAGAATCAAGTAAAATCAACTCTGCTTGGTTGCCCCATGGACCAATCTTATCCTCACTCAGGTACTGACTGGCAGGGTGTAATTTCTCACAAATGCCTGTTTGCAAAGTGTTGCTCCACAAGAGGAAAGCTCCTTCCAGGGGCCAGAACAACCTTAAAGTGCAACACTGCCAAAGTGATGGAAGACTCTTGTGGGGACGTAATGAGCAATTACTGCTGAGAAAGCCATTCTTTATCACAAACTTTCCAGATAAAAGCTATATTAGCTCCACGTCCCTTCATGAACAGCTTAATTACTGTGCTACAGGAAAAAATCTGCCCAAGAACTGGACCAGATTAACCACAGCCCAGTTTTCTTGCTACTGTAACAAAGATAATTTTGCATGAAACTCTTCAAAAGGAAGCAAAGTCTGGCATGAGTCATTGCTGAGCCCCATTTGTGACCGAGCTGACACCGTGGGTCAAAATATCACTGCTAATAAGTACAGTTTCCATGAAAAGACTTAGACAAGGCTCTCCTATACAACACGTATTTATAGGTGCAATAATAAGTCTTTTACATCCCACCAGGCCTATTAACACTGGATAGAGGTCGGTCTCT includes:
- the MDH2 gene encoding malate dehydrogenase, mitochondrial, whose product is MLSRLSTATALRRGIATSAQNHAKVAVLGASGGIGQPLSLLLKNSPLVSKLSLYDIAHTPGVAADLSHIETKASVKGFMGPEQLPECLKGCDVVVIPAGVPRKPGMTRDDLFNTNASIVASLTTACAKHCPEAMICIISNPVNSTIPITSEVFKKHGVYNPNKIFGVTTLDIVRANTFVAELKGLDPARVTVPVIGGHAGKTIIPLISQCTPKVEFPQDQLEKLTARIQEAGTEVVQAKAGAGSATLSMAYAGARFAFSLLEAMSGKQGVVECAFVRSDVTEVPYFSTPLQLGKKGIEKNLGLGKLSPFEEKMVAAALSELKGSIKKGEEFAKNFK